The DNA segment TTCGCTGATCTATTCCAAGCTGGCATATGTCCACGTCTAATTGAAAAATATCTGAAACCTGCATAGCAGGGTATAGGAATTGAGCTGAAGACTGTAATTCTCCTTCTGTTCTACCCATTATCGTTAACGCTCTAGTCATTCTCTTGAGGGTGGTGTGCTTCATAACTAAAACCACTTTCTTCCAATACTCCCGGTCTTTAACTAATTCACTAGCCCATATCACCTCCACCTTTGAAGTGTCGACTCCAAGTGACTCCCAGACTTTAATAATGTAGTGGCCTACATCCTGAATTAAATTTAAATCCCCTCCCATCTTCTCGTTTATCCAAGCATGCCAGTCAGCTATTAGAAGCTTAAATTTCACACCAGCCTTCAATAAGTCAGCTATCTTCAAAGCTCTCATCAACCCGGAGGCGATATGAGCTAAACCTGAAGGCTCGAAGCCGTCGTAGGCTACCGGCGTTCTTTTATCCTCTAAAAGTTTGGCTAACTCATCAATTGTTATTACTTCTTCCACAGGCGGGCGGGTTATCAATTCTATTCTATCTTTAATGTTCATATAACACACCGCTTTTTAGCTTTAAAAATTGTCAATAGAGAGCAAATATAAACTATTTCATTGATTTTTAAATATTGGATTTCAATAATTCTAATATGAAGATAAACTATACTAGGAGTTTGAAATGGAAATAGATTTAAAAAGACTCCGATTACTGTTAGAAGAACTAGACGTCACCTCTTATTCAACTCCTATAATAGTTGAAGGTAGAAAAGACGCTGAAAGCCTTAGAAAAATAGGGATAACCGGTCTCATTCATAGTATAAGCGGTAGAAGTATAAGCGAAGTCGTGGAGGAACTTAAAGCATACAGGGAGGTAATAATTTTAACAGATTATGATAGCGAAGGCTTTAAAATAAAAAACAAGCTGGTTAAAGACTTTCAAACAGCCGGCGTTAAAGTTAATTTACGATATTATAAGCTGCTTAAAAGCGTTTTAAAAGGTTTCATCATCCAGATAGAAGGGTTATTCAAGTTTCTGAGCAGTAAAGGATACTGGGATGAATCTACTTAAACTTATAAAAATAAAATTGAAATATATAAAAAAGATTAGCTTTTTATTCTAAAAAGGATTGTTTTATGTTAGATAATCATGCTTAACAGATTATCAGCTTAGTTCACGTCAATTAACTCATATATTAAACGAATCTAATCATAGGAGGATGATCACCATTGTCATTAAATGATAAAGAAGAGCTTACCACTATAAAATATATTATAAAAGTTAGATTTGAAGTCGATGGTGTTGTTGAAAAACCGGATGTTATAGGAGCTGTTTTCGGGCAAACAGAGGGATTACTCGGAGATGAATTAGATCTCAGAGAATTGCAGAAAACAGGGAGAATAGGGAGAATAGGGGTTACACTTGAATTAAAGAACGGTAAAGCAGCTGGAGAGATCACTGTACCCTCAAGTTTAGATAGAGCTGAAACCGCCATACTAGCTGCAGCCCTTGAAACTATAGATCGGGTTGGACCGTGCACCGCGAGAATGACGTTAGAGAAAATAGAGGATGTTCGAAGTGTTAAAAGAGAGAAGATACTTGATAGAGCAGCTGATATACTAAAAAAATGGACTGAAACAGTAGCACCTGAGACCGCTGATATAACAGAGGCCGTGATGCGCGCTATTAAACCGGAGGATATAGTAAAATATGGACCGGAAGAACTTCCAGCCGGCCCTGGATTAGAGGAATCCGATTCTATAATAATTGTGGAGGGGAGAGCTGACGTTATAAATCTGCTGAAACACGGGTTCAGGAACACAGTTGCAGTGGAGGGCACGAACATACCTAAATCGATAATAGATCTCTGCAATGAGAAAGTGGTCACAGTTTTCACAGACGGTGACAGAGGCGGTGAACTTATTCTAAAAGAACTACTCCAAGTAGCGGATATAGATTACGTTGCTAGAGCTCCACCCGGCAAAGAGGTTGAGGAGCTTACTAGAAAAGAAATTGTTAAATGCCTTAGAAACAAGGTTCCAGTCGAACAGGTTTTAAGCCTATATAAACCGGCCTACAAAGAGCATAAACCTCAACCTGAACATGTAGAAGAGAAGATTAAAGAGCCTTATCCTACCAAACACGTACATCCGCGTAGAATTGTTAAAAAAGGACGAAAAATTAAACCAGCGATTAGCTTACCTGATACCCTCGTCGATAAAATCTCTACACTACCTGAAACATCCCAGGCTTTAATTCTAAATGAGGGAGGAGATGAAATAGCCCGGCTGCCTGTATCAGAGCTAGCTGATAAACTTGAAACTATAGAACGCGCTCATCTCATAGCATTCGACGGCGTTATAACCCAGAGAATCGTTGATTTAGCCTCCCAGAAAAAAATAAAATACTTAGTAGGGGCTAGAATAGGTAAAATCCAGAAGAAACCTGCTGAAACAGAATTAATAACATTCGATGACATCCAGAAAAATAGTTAATTTTAATTGTTTCTATATAAAAATTAAAAAATACTATATAAGGCTCTGATTAAACACCCTAACTGGATGTGATAGCATGCCTATAAGCGTAATAGCCGGGGTTAAAGCTACTAGAATGGAGCTTCTAGCACTTAAAAAGAAGAAGCAACTAGCTCAGAAAGGGTATGAACTATTAAAAGAGAAGCGGGATGCGTTAATAATGGAGTTTTTCCGGCTTATAGAAGATGTTAAAGAGCTCAGAGATAAACTTCAAGAAGACTTAGCTCAAGCTTTTCAAAATTTAAAGTATGCTAAGATGATCGATGGCCCGCTGAAATTATACAGTTTAGCATCCTCTATAAAACCGACTTTGAACTTAGAGGTTGAAACCCACAATGTAATGGGTGTTAAAATGCCTAAATTAAATATTATAAGTCAAAATGGGGAGGGCGCCCAGCACAGTTTAATAGGGTTCTCATCTAAAACAGACGATGCTAAAAGATATTTTAAAAACGCTTTAGATACAATTATTAAATTAGCTGAGATAGAGGGGAGCGTTAAAAGATTAGCTGAAGAAATAGAGAAATCTAAGAGAAGAGTTAACGCTCTTAAATTCATTGTAATACCGAGAATAGAAGCAACCATAAATTATATTGAACTACACTTGGAAGAAGCTGAAAGAGAGGATTTTACCAGACTTAAATTTATTAAAAGAAAGCTTAGCGAGAAGTAACTACCGGTTTCTTAAATTTATTATAGCCTGCGCGATGTTTCCACCTGCTAATCTGAGAGCTTCCACAGCTTCTTCTTCACTAACCCCTGTCTGAGAACAGACTAATTTAACATCTTCCACCGGTATTTCTAAATTCACTGATTTTTCTTCAACAACGGTTTTCGAAGCGCTCTCACTTAATGCTCTCTCAGAAACTTCACCTGTAACTTGAAAACTCTCTTGGCCTGCTCCAGTTATCCGCGTGACCTGCGGATTTGAGATAACTATTTCTCTCCCAGAGCATTTTATAATAACTTCGCTGACGTCCGGTAGCTCTTCGACGTTTATACCCATTTTCTTCATAGCTTTTTTCATCAACTTAGGGTTCAGTTTTCTCCTCATCATTTAAATTCTCAACCCCTTCCGCACATCAACAGCCACTCCGTACTTGAAAGCTGTCATTTCATCCCCATTGAGGCGGGCGCGTCCGATCGCTAAAAGTTCATCCCTCTCGTTAACCACTAGTATTTCATCTAAGGGCCTAATCTCTCTATCACAGTATTTAACATGCTTAGCGTAAACGTTTCTACCCTCTCGGATAACGGATTCAACCGCTGAGTCTACTACAACTCTACTAGACGGTTTAGGTACAATTTTTAAAAAACGCTCAGCGCCTTTCGCAGATAGAATGAGATGACCGTCTGTGGGTTTTATCGTAGCTATTAAACAGTCATCTGAATATATGTACCGAATTCTACCAGTCCTCTTAGATCTACGGATAGATAAAGGAATGCTAAAATACTCCTCGCCTTTATCGGTCCTATATTGGTAGTTGAAGAGAAAGATGAGCCTCTTAATATCGAATAACTCAGCGGTAATGTTGCTCATTGAAGACAGCCCTGAGGTTAACCGTATAATTGAGGGTTAAAACCGTTACTCTCCTCTTTCCCCATTATTTTATCAATAGCTTTTAAGAAGTCCTCCATGGTAACTATATCCCGCAACTCTCTTATAGCGAACATACCCGCCTCCGTGCATATGGCTTTAATATCAGCGCCTGTAGCGCCATCTGTTTTTTTCACTAACTCTGCGAAGCACACAGATTCATCCAGATTCATCCTCCTAGTGTGAATTCTAAAAATGTCCACTCTAGCCTCCGCATCAGGTAGAGGGAATTCTATCATACGATCGAATCGGCCTGGTCTAAGCAACGCCGGATCTAATATGTCTGGTCTGTTGGTGGCAGCGATAATTCTAACATCTCCTCTAGCGTCGAAACCATCTAACTCGCTTAAAAGCTGCATCAGTGTTCTTTGAACTTCTCTATCTCCGCTTGTAGCTAAATCCATTCTCTTACTGCCCACAGCGTCTATTTCATCTATGAAAACAATGCTAGGCGCCTTCTCCCTAGCCATGTTGAATATGTCTCTGACAAGTCTGGCGCCTTCACCTATAAACTTTTGAACAAGCTCCGAGCTGATAACTCGGATAAACGTGGTTTTAGTTTCATGGGCCACCGCTCTAGCAACCATTGTTTTACCTGTCCCAGGTGGACCGTAAAGGAGCACACCTTTAGGCGGGTCTATGCCGACTTTTTTAAATAGCTCCGGCTTTAACAAGGGGAGTTCAACTGTTTCCCGTATCTCTCTTATCTGCTCCTTTAAACCACCTATATCATCATAAGTTACTTGAGGAGCCTCTTCAACCTCCATAGCTCGCACAAACGGGTCTCGAGTAGGCGGGAGCACTTCAACCAGTGAAAATGTTCTCTGATTTAAAGCTACGCGAGCGCCTGGAACTATCTTCGATGCTCCTAAGCCACTGTAAGCTTGAACTACGAAGTGGGGCCCGGTGCTACTCTTCACAATTACTCTACCATCTTCTAAAACATCCACAACAGTCGCGGCTATGAGAGGGGTCTGCCTCATTCTCTCCAATTCCGTTCTTATAGCGTGAACTTCACGTTCAAGCCTTATTCTCTCAGCGTCGATCAATTGCTTCTCAGTTTCAAGAGCGCGTATCTTACGCTCTAAATGCTTAGTATACGTTACTAGATAAGAGTCTTCTTCAACTTCTTTCTTAGCGCCTGATGTTTCAGTCAAATAAATATACCTCCGGGGAAGAGGTTAATCCTATAAAGAATTTAATCAAACCTAATTAAAAATTTATCATAACAACTATGTATTTATTTAAGAACAGCTTATTAAACTTGAGCTTAGCCGTCGCGTGAAGTAATTTTTGAAGCTCGAGTATTTAGCTATTTTTTATAAGAGATCGTATCTTATTATTTAATAGATTTAAAACTTTTAGAGGGATTTATATTGCTATGTGAGATATGCGGGAAAAACGCGCCTAAAACATTTTATGTGGAATTAGACGGAGCGGTTTTGTCAGTTTGCGAAGAGTGTTCAAAATATGGTAATATAGTGGAAGAAAATGCTTTGCGAGAGGTTAAACCTAAGAGAAAAATAGAGGTTACTAAGAGTGAGGTGAAAGTTAAATCAGATGAGGTTGTGGAGAAAGTTCTCGACCTTAAACCGGATTATTATAAGATTATAAAAACGGAGAGAGAGAAAAGGAAGCTGACCCAGGAAGAGTTAGCTAAACTACTCAATGAGAAACCTTCGGTTATCAGCAAAATAGAGACCGGGCGGTTTGAACCTGAAGAGAATTTGATTCGAAAATTGGAAAAATTTTTTAATGTGAGATTAGTTGAGGTGACGGAGCTGCCGGCTTCTAAACCAGTTTTCAAAAGCGGCGAGTTAACGCTAGGTGAAGTTGTAAACCTTAAGAAGAAAAAATCATAGACGGATTTTACTGAAATCTTTTCAAAACTTTTTTACCTTTTTCCTGAGGTTCAACTACTAGCCTAGCATCGGGGAAAGATATATCAAGCTCTCTCCCCTCATAGTATTCGTGTAAGAAAATAGCTAATGCAGCAACCTCACTATGAGGTTGAGAGCCTATGCTTATATTATAATCCGCTAAATCATATACTTCTCTTGGAACCTTAGCCCCTCCGACAATTAACAAAATATCTTTAAAATTCTTTAACTCGGAGATTTTTTGCTTAACTGGAATTCCGTACATCGTCAAGTGGACTATTTTAAACCCTTTATTTTTGAATTCTCTTATAGTTTGAGTGTAGTCCTCACTGTACTCGACTTTAAAACCGCCACCCCACCTCCTAACGGTTTCCGTCAGAGAATTTATTATACTCTCGTCTTTATCCCCGGTGAACACGCCTAAATCTGCTCCCAACGCGCGGGCTGTTAAAAATACGTGTGTGGAAACTCTTTTATCTCTTTCAAACCTGTGGTTGAGTCTTAAAACGCCGATCATATTCTTACCTTCAAAAACATAATATTTAAACTCTATAAAAAGAATATTTATAAATAAGAAGTTCGTTTATTTTCTCTTCAACATTATAGATGGTGGATATGAATTCGGATTTAAAAAATAAAACAGTTAATAGTGTAATAGGAGATTTAGACGCAGAAATCGATATGAGCGTTGTAAGCTTGTTAAAAGATGATGAGGAGATTACAGATGAGTATATCTCTCAAAAAACTGGTTTAAAACTTAACTTAGTTAGAAAAATCCTCTACAAACTTTACGATAATCACATTGCTTCATACCGCCGGGAGAGGGATAAAAACACAGGTTGGTATATTTATTATTGGCGGTTAAACCCTAAAAAAATATATGATGTAGTTAACCGGAGAAAGATGAGCGTTTTAAAAGTTCTCGAAGACCGCTTAAAATATGAGAGAGAGCATCAATTCTATCAATGTGAAAAAGATGAAAATGTAAGGTTAACTTTCGAGGAAGCGATGGAAGCTTTGTTTAAATGCCCACATTGCGGCGGCCAGCTTTTATTCAAAGATAATTCGAAGCTTATAAACGTATTAAGCGCTAAAATAGAGGAGTTGAAGAAGAGCATCTAATCTTTTTTTGAAATTTTGTTAAGCTCCTCTTCAATCGCTTTAACCCTACTATAAGCTTCTTTAATAAGTGGTGTTTCACCGTACTTAGAGAACCATACTCGGAATCGTTCATCAACTGTTACACGCTTAGTCTCTAAAGTGAGTTTATCAGCGTAACAGCAAATTTTCTCTTCTATAGTTTTAGGAGTGTAATCCGCCGGAGGTAATCCTAAGGTAACCGCCTCCTGCTCTGTTAATCCGCCTAGAATATGGGTTTCAGCGATTCTTTTAAGTTCCACAGCCCAGCCTTTACTTATTATGAGCTGTCCGCCGATATAGCCGTGAGCTAGATTGTTCGCTTTACTCCGCCCTACATCATGTAGAAGAGCCCCCGCTTCAATTAAACTTAGGTTAACCGTTATAAGATTAGTGTCGATGAAGCCCGCTATCTCTAAAGCAGCTTTGCATACAGCTTCACTGTGTTTTATAATTTTTTGGCTAAGATTCAGCTCATTGAAAAACTGGTATATTTCCTTCTTTGTCGGTAGGGTAATCTTAATCACCCTGATTCAGCCTATTTTAAATAAAGGTAGAGAGCGATTTATTTTACCTCCTTCCTCTATAAACATCTGCTGGATAGCGGAGTCAACCATCGCGACTGTTGGAAACACGTATTTACATCTTTCTATCGGACCGTAGAGTATGAAGTCGGCACCAAAACAGGCTGCTGTTGCAGCCGCTGCAGCCAGACAGGAATTCTTAGGTTCTAAGCCGAATTTGGTTTCTAAACCCTTCCAAGTCGCAACAGCGTTCTCTGTTCCTCCGCCTACAGGGAAACCGTAAAGTTCCTTAAGCTTACTCATCGCTTTACAAGCCAAGCCCAGACTTGGAACGTCTAAAATATATGTGTCGATTAAAGGTTTAGTGATGAAATCGGTTGTGACCTCTATTAATTTTTTAATATTTTCAATTCTTCTAGCCGATGTGAAAGCGTCACCACTGTATGCTAACAGCAAAGCGGAGTTAAGATGATTTTCTTTGAGTAGATTAAACTCCTCGACAGGCGTTTTTAAATTCAGAGAATTATAAACCACCCTATTTTGTAAACCTGTTTCAGCCACATATTTGACTGATTTAATCTTAGTTTCAGCACCAACAGGATCTAATAAAAGAGGTACGCGCGTATTATCCACTATGAAATCTATCTCTTTCTCCACAGCTTCGGGGGAAGAAATAATTAAATCCACCATACAGGGGTTTCCTGTTTTCTCGGAGAGTTCATCCTGAACGTTTAAAAGTTTGGCGGCTTCAATTTTATTAAAGCTGAAGCTGCCGGTTTTATCTACTATCCGGTGACCGAGGTAAAAAATACTACCCACTAAAACTATCGGACGCTCCCCAGGGTTTCCACCGATTTTAACACCACCAATCTCGAATATTTTCTGCGGCGTATTAAATTTAATCATACAAGTTTCACCATTTAATGAAGCCTATACTAAACCATTGAAATCTAAAAAATAAAAATTAGCATGCTATTATTAAATTGAAATTAAGCTGATTCAGCTGCTGCTTGTTCTGCTTGTTTTAACTGCTCTTTTAAAGCAGTGGTTTTTTTCTTAGATTCCTGGACTGCTTTAACGCTCTCTCCGCTTGGTTGTTTCTGAGGCTCTTGGATTGGGAAAGACTCATCGAGATTGTTTATAGTCGCCCTACGCTCATAGTAATATTCTTCTTTAAGATCTAAAATTCCTTTAACGGTTTCCTCATCTATTTTTTCAATTCTGAATCCCATTTTTTGAAGTAATCCCTGAGCTTTGTAATTGGTTTTCAACATGATCGCGTAAACTGTTTCAACGCCTTTATCTTTGCAGATTTCAATCATGAAGTCAACTAGTTTAGAGCCTAAGCCTAGACCCTGCCATGGATCAGCTACCACGAATGCGATTTCACCCTCTTTCCCGTCAGGCTCCAAGTTTAATCTAACCACGCCTAGTATCATTCTCTTTCCTTTGATAACAGCTTCGGCGACGATTCCGAGTTCACGGTCATAATCGTTGTTACAATATCTTACCCTTAATTCATGGGGCATATCTTTTATTACTTGGAAGAATCTGAATTTAATAGTCTCCTCAGAAAAGTTTTGAAACATCTCTAACCATAACGGTTCATCTTCAGGTTTGATCGGTCTTAATAGGACTGGTGTTCCATCGTTCAAACGCCAGTATTGCTCATATTTTTTAGGATACGGGGAGATTACAAGATGTTCATGCTTTTCGAATTGAGTGTATACTAGTGAGGGATCTATGATGATTCTAGCGTCTAAAGCACAGATCTTTTCTGAGCCGACTAACAACGGGTTTATGTCAACTTCTTTTATCTGAGGGAAGTCGACTAACATATTTGAGAATTTAACCATCGCCTCCTCTAGTAATCTTATATTTGCTGGTGGGATATTTCTAAAACCTTTAAGAAGCTTGTAAACTTTAGTTTCCTCGATTATTCTTTTAGCTAAAGCCGCGTTTAAAGGCGGTAAACCGACGTTAACGTCTTTAAATAACTCAACACCTATTCCCCCCATCCCGAATAGAATTACAGGGCCAAAAAGCTGGTCTTTTTTCGCTCCTAAAATAACTTCTGTTCCCTTGAAATTAACCATTGGAGAGATGGTGACGCCTTGTATTTCCGCGTCCGGCTTATATTTTTTAGCGTTCTCGATTATCTGGTGATAGGCGGCTCTAAGTTCAGCCTCATCTTTTATATTTAGGATAACTCCGCCGGCGTCAGATTTATGAATTATCTGAGGTGAAAGAATTTTCATAACAACAGGGTAACCTATTTGAGCGGCTGCGTTAACCGCTTCAGCCTCCGAGGCGGCTAGTAACGTCTTAGCAACGGGTATACCATAGTATTCGAGGAACCTTTTAGCTTCAAACTCGTTAAGTCTTTCTCTATTCTCCCGCGCCGCGTTGCGCATTATTACAACTAAGGGTCGTTTAGGTGGTAGAACTTCAACGGGCAGTTCTTCAGGTGTTTCGTAAAGGAGTTCAAGATTACGCTTATACTGATACATATACATATATGTTGCTACCGCATGCTCAGGTGTGGAATAAGCTGGTATATTGTTTTCAAGGAATATTTTATTAGCGTTAGCCACCGATTCATAACCGATAAACGATGTTAATATCGTTTTAACAGGGAGTTCAGGGTTTTTAACTAATTCGACAATAACGTTCGCGATCTCCTCCGGTTTAGCTGGACCCTGCGGAGTGTATATTATTAGGATTCCGTCGATATTAGTATCATATAAGCAGGCTTCTATCGTCTTTTTATAACGCTCCGCGGTCGCGTCACCTAAGATATCTAACGGGTTACTTCTACTCCAGTAAGGTGGTAGAAAACTATTCAACTTCTCCATAGTTTGATCGCTTATCTTAGCTAGCTGACCACCACGTCCGATTAAAGCGTCAGTAGCCATGACGCCGGGGCCGCCCGCGTTAGTGATTATAGCTAGCCTTGGACCTTTAGGTAAAGGTTGCATTCCCAAAACTTCAGCACAGTTAAATAGATCCTCGATTTCGTTAACTCTAACTATACCTGCGCGTTTAAACGCTGCGTCAAAAACTATATCTTCTCCGGCTA comes from the Candidatus Odinarchaeum yellowstonii genome and includes:
- a CDS encoding tyrosine--tRNA ligase, producing MNIKDRIELITRPPVEEVITIDELAKLLEDKRTPVAYDGFEPSGLAHIASGLMRALKIADLLKAGVKFKLLIADWHAWINEKMGGDLNLIQDVGHYIIKVWESLGVDTSKVEVIWASELVKDREYWKKVVLVMKHTTLKRMTRALTIMGRTEGELQSSAQFLYPAMQVSDIFQLDVDICQLGIDQRKANMLAREIAERLGWRKPVCVHHHMLMGLKGPTKMGGFDEEEKVDLQIASKMSKSHPETCIYVHDSPETILNKLLNAYCPERQVELNPVLDIAKNIIFRGQRIRFLIERPSKFGGDIEVYDYNELEKLYADGRLHPLDLKKATAKYLSDMLKPCREYFDKHPEYLERVKEAVFKS
- a CDS encoding toprim domain-containing protein → MEIDLKRLRLLLEELDVTSYSTPIIVEGRKDAESLRKIGITGLIHSISGRSISEVVEELKAYREVIILTDYDSEGFKIKNKLVKDFQTAGVKVNLRYYKLLKSVLKGFIIQIEGLFKFLSSKGYWDEST
- the dnaG gene encoding DNA primase DnaG produces the protein MSLNDKEELTTIKYIIKVRFEVDGVVEKPDVIGAVFGQTEGLLGDELDLRELQKTGRIGRIGVTLELKNGKAAGEITVPSSLDRAETAILAAALETIDRVGPCTARMTLEKIEDVRSVKREKILDRAADILKKWTETVAPETADITEAVMRAIKPEDIVKYGPEELPAGPGLEESDSIIIVEGRADVINLLKHGFRNTVAVEGTNIPKSIIDLCNEKVVTVFTDGDRGGELILKELLQVADIDYVARAPPGKEVEELTRKEIVKCLRNKVPVEQVLSLYKPAYKEHKPQPEHVEEKIKEPYPTKHVHPRRIVKKGRKIKPAISLPDTLVDKISTLPETSQALILNEGGDEIARLPVSELADKLETIERAHLIAFDGVITQRIVDLASQKKIKYLVGARIGKIQKKPAETELITFDDIQKNS
- a CDS encoding V-type ATP synthase subunit D, translated to MPISVIAGVKATRMELLALKKKKQLAQKGYELLKEKRDALIMEFFRLIEDVKELRDKLQEDLAQAFQNLKYAKMIDGPLKLYSLASSIKPTLNLEVETHNVMGVKMPKLNIISQNGEGAQHSLIGFSSKTDDAKRYFKNALDTIIKLAEIEGSVKRLAEEIEKSKRRVNALKFIVIPRIEATINYIELHLEEAEREDFTRLKFIKRKLSEK
- a CDS encoding nascent polypeptide-associated complex protein, whose translation is MMRRKLNPKLMKKAMKKMGINVEELPDVSEVIIKCSGREIVISNPQVTRITGAGQESFQVTGEVSERALSESASKTVVEEKSVNLEIPVEDVKLVCSQTGVSEEEAVEALRLAGGNIAQAIINLRNR
- a CDS encoding proteasome-activating nucleotidase, with the protein product MYLTETSGAKKEVEEDSYLVTYTKHLERKIRALETEKQLIDAERIRLEREVHAIRTELERMRQTPLIAATVVDVLEDGRVIVKSSTGPHFVVQAYSGLGASKIVPGARVALNQRTFSLVEVLPPTRDPFVRAMEVEEAPQVTYDDIGGLKEQIREIRETVELPLLKPELFKKVGIDPPKGVLLYGPPGTGKTMVARAVAHETKTTFIRVISSELVQKFIGEGARLVRDIFNMAREKAPSIVFIDEIDAVGSKRMDLATSGDREVQRTLMQLLSELDGFDARGDVRIIAATNRPDILDPALLRPGRFDRMIEFPLPDAEARVDIFRIHTRRMNLDESVCFAELVKKTDGATGADIKAICTEAGMFAIRELRDIVTMEDFLKAIDKIMGKEESNGFNPQLYG
- a CDS encoding multiprotein bridging factor aMBF1, whose product is MLCEICGKNAPKTFYVELDGAVLSVCEECSKYGNIVEENALREVKPKRKIEVTKSEVKVKSDEVVEKVLDLKPDYYKIIKTEREKRKLTQEELAKLLNEKPSVISKIETGRFEPEENLIRKLEKFFNVRLVEVTELPASKPVFKSGELTLGEVVNLKKKKS
- a CDS encoding tRNA (cytidine(56)-2'-O)-methyltransferase encodes the protein MIGVLRLNHRFERDKRVSTHVFLTARALGADLGVFTGDKDESIINSLTETVRRWGGGFKVEYSEDYTQTIREFKNKGFKIVHLTMYGIPVKQKISELKNFKDILLIVGGAKVPREVYDLADYNISIGSQPHSEVAALAIFLHEYYEGRELDISFPDARLVVEPQEKGKKVLKRFQ
- the tfe gene encoding transcription factor E, whose amino-acid sequence is MNSDLKNKTVNSVIGDLDAEIDMSVVSLLKDDEEITDEYISQKTGLKLNLVRKILYKLYDNHIASYRRERDKNTGWYIYYWRLNPKKIYDVVNRRKMSVLKVLEDRLKYEREHQFYQCEKDENVRLTFEEAMEALFKCPHCGGQLLFKDNSKLINVLSAKIEELKKSI
- a CDS encoding HDIG domain-containing protein, with amino-acid sequence MIKITLPTKKEIYQFFNELNLSQKIIKHSEAVCKAALEIAGFIDTNLITVNLSLIEAGALLHDVGRSKANNLAHGYIGGQLIISKGWAVELKRIAETHILGGLTEQEAVTLGLPPADYTPKTIEEKICCYADKLTLETKRVTVDERFRVWFSKYGETPLIKEAYSRVKAIEEELNKISKKD
- a CDS encoding tetrahydromethanopterin S-methyltransferase subunit H, translating into MIKFNTPQKIFEIGGVKIGGNPGERPIVLVGSIFYLGHRIVDKTGSFSFNKIEAAKLLNVQDELSEKTGNPCMVDLIISSPEAVEKEIDFIVDNTRVPLLLDPVGAETKIKSVKYVAETGLQNRVVYNSLNLKTPVEEFNLLKENHLNSALLLAYSGDAFTSARRIENIKKLIEVTTDFITKPLIDTYILDVPSLGLACKAMSKLKELYGFPVGGGTENAVATWKGLETKFGLEPKNSCLAAAAATAACFGADFILYGPIERCKYVFPTVAMVDSAIQQMFIEEGGKINRSLPLFKIG
- a CDS encoding bifunctional acetate--CoA ligase family protein/GNAT family N-acetyltransferase, which encodes MVTFNLDKIFNPSSITVIGATEKEGSIGAIIMKNLLDLGFKGKIFPVNIKKQPVFGKKTYGSVLEIDHPIDLAIIVTPAKTVPDILEECGKKNIKGIIIISAGFKEAGEEGKILYKKIEEIKERYKLRIIGPNCLGIIRPSIKLNASFAPQMPKPGKIAFISQSGALGSAILDWAIHQNIGFSNFVSLGSMIDVDFGDLIDYFGADPLTKSILIYMEGLTNARKFMSAARHFARTKPIIIVKSGKYAESAKAAASHTGALAGEDIVFDAAFKRAGIVRVNEIEDLFNCAEVLGMQPLPKGPRLAIITNAGGPGVMATDALIGRGGQLAKISDQTMEKLNSFLPPYWSRSNPLDILGDATAERYKKTIEACLYDTNIDGILIIYTPQGPAKPEEIANVIVELVKNPELPVKTILTSFIGYESVANANKIFLENNIPAYSTPEHAVATYMYMYQYKRNLELLYETPEELPVEVLPPKRPLVVIMRNAARENRERLNEFEAKRFLEYYGIPVAKTLLAASEAEAVNAAAQIGYPVVMKILSPQIIHKSDAGGVILNIKDEAELRAAYHQIIENAKKYKPDAEIQGVTISPMVNFKGTEVILGAKKDQLFGPVILFGMGGIGVELFKDVNVGLPPLNAALAKRIIEETKVYKLLKGFRNIPPANIRLLEEAMVKFSNMLVDFPQIKEVDINPLLVGSEKICALDARIIIDPSLVYTQFEKHEHLVISPYPKKYEQYWRLNDGTPVLLRPIKPEDEPLWLEMFQNFSEETIKFRFFQVIKDMPHELRVRYCNNDYDRELGIVAEAVIKGKRMILGVVRLNLEPDGKEGEIAFVVADPWQGLGLGSKLVDFMIEICKDKGVETVYAIMLKTNYKAQGLLQKMGFRIEKIDEETVKGILDLKEEYYYERRATINNLDESFPIQEPQKQPSGESVKAVQESKKKTTALKEQLKQAEQAAAESA